The Bos indicus x Bos taurus breed Angus x Brahman F1 hybrid chromosome 3, Bos_hybrid_MaternalHap_v2.0, whole genome shotgun sequence genome includes a window with the following:
- the LRRFIP1 gene encoding leucine-rich repeat flightless-interacting protein 1 isoform X45, protein MVSNAQLDNEKTNFMYQVDTLKDMLLELEEQLAESRRQYEEKSKEFEREKHAHSILQFQFAEVKEALKQREEMLEEIRQLQQKQASYIREISDLQETIEWKDRKIGALERQKEFFDSVRSERDDLREEVVMLKEELKKHGIILNSEIATNGETPDTLNSIASQGSTKMTKEELNALKATGDGALGRANEVEVKNEMVEHEGKRAILQSTEQRQHKEDPGESCVDTEASHPGDSAEDQRASADGAPSPGTLVNSESEEEVQSRVLETASFLADTQQVESSEVLNSELVGEIPDPGIGQGSGNALDMENQREESAEEREKGKQEDLKANLEEMSTKPCQESALPQISEAERESSEDPCKQSGSPTKAEPEAGLTGLGAQGGTAASSPLSGRDDPGSHHEKRLVDTPEGSDPSAGQDVEKELANQEVAEPREAPVQSTEAGRENEEAEEDEGRNLREEKPIEPEVQTSPRPPEAESRPQEVTDPRVEDAESEALDVKDPSEENDQQGEALDSSQKKTKSKKKKNKKKKSPVPAELKDVQKELTFQNPGLIEVKEELEKDTDEKPVVDAQNEVTKSPKQNSVAESGENSGGPENPKVELDGKLDQDDAAVNAKAGGDTLDFEDNMIQSSGTSNKELDEGAVKDEAEEDGGTPSSPPGPENTEVPSSALLEDESPAKDINDASHTEGAEGRVTPENLGQTVREFSDSIPLENDGLAAADEVGDFNSESKEEKTGGTGKGRSKEDCTMS, encoded by the exons ATGGTTTCCAACGCACAGCTAGACAATGAGAAGACGAACTTCATGTACCAGGTCGACACGCTGAAGGACATGCTGTTGGAGCTGGAAGAGCAGCTGGCCGAGTCCAGGCGGCAGTACGAGGAGAAGAGCAAA GAATTTGAAAGGGAAAAGCATGCCCACAGTATACTCCAGTTTCAGTTTGCCGAAGTGAAAGAGGCCctgaagcaaagagaagaaatgcTTGAG GAAATCCGACAGCTACAGCAGAAACAGGCGAGTTATATCAGGGAGATTTCTGATCTTCAGGAAACAATAGAgtggaaagacagaaaaataggg GCgttagagagacagaaagagttcTTTGATTCCGTAAGGAGTGAACGAGACGATCTTAGAGAAGAAGTAGTCATGCTGAAAGAGGAATTAAAG AAACATGGAATAATACTAAATTCAGAAATAGCTACCAACGGAGAGACGCCAGACACTCTGAACAGCATTGCCTCGCAAGGTTCCACAAAAATGACGAAGGAAGAGCTGAATGCCCTCAAGGCAACGGGGGACGGGGCCCTCG GAAGAGCCAATGAAGTGGAGGTGAAAAATGAAATGGTGGAGCATGAGGGGAAAAGAGCAATCTTGCAGAGCACTGAGCAAAGACAGCACAAGGAGGACCCAGGAGAGAGCTGTGTGGACACAGAGGCGTCACATCCTGGTGACAGTGCTGAGGACCAGAGAGCCTCTGCGGACGGTGCCCCCTCCCCGGGAACACTAGTCAATTCCGAGAGCGAGGAGGAGGTTCAAAGCCGAGTTCTAGAAACCGCTTCCTTTCTTGCAGACACCCAGCAGGTTGAGTCAAGTGAGGTCTTAAACAGTGAACTAGTTGGTGAAATCCCAGATCCTGGGATTGGGCAGGGCAGTGGTAATGCTTTGGATATGGAAAACCAAAGGGAAGAATCTGCCGAAGAAcgggaaaaaggaaaacaggaagatTTGAAGGCCAACTTGGAAGAGATGAGCACAAAACCATGTCAGGAGTCTGCTCTTCCGCAGATATCTGAGGCTGAAAGGGAGAGCAGTGAAGATCCTTGCAAGCAGAGTGGGAGCCCCACAAAGGCTGAGCCAGAGGCAGGGCTCACTGGGCTGGGGGCCCAGGGGGGCACTGCAGCCTCAAGTCCTCTAAGCGGTCGTGATGACCCAGGGAGTCACCATGAAAAACGCCTGGTAGACACCCCAGAGGGGTCAGACCCCAGCGCAGGGCAGGATGTAGAGAAAGAACTTGCCAACCAGGAGGTAGCTGAGCCCAGGGAGGCCCCAGTTCAGAGcacagaggcaggcagggagaaCGAGGAGGCGGAGGAGGATGAAGGAAGAAACTTAAGGGAGGAGAAACCAATTGAGCCAGAGGTCCAAACTAGCCCTCGTCCTCCAGAAGCCGAAAGCAGACCTCAGGAGGTGACGGACCCGAGGGTGGAAGATGCTGAAAGCGAAGCCCTGGATGTGAAAGACCCCAGTGAGGAGAATGACCAACAGGGAGAGGCACTGGATTCGTCGCAGAAGAAGACgaagagcaagaaaaagaaaaacaagaagaaaaaatcaCCGGTACCTGCAGAGCTCAAAGATGTTCAGAAAGAGTTAACATTTCAGAACCCAGGTTTAATCGAAGTGAaagaagagctggaaaaagacactgatgaaaaaccGGTTGTAGATGCCCAGAACGAGGTCACTAAGAGCCCAAAACAGAACAGCGTAGCAGAGAGCGGTGAAAATAGTGGTGGTCCAGAAAATCCAAAAGTTGAACTGGATGGAAAACTTGACCAAGATGATGCTGCTGTAAACGCTAAGGCTGGTGGAGACACATTGGATTTTGAAGATAATATGATTCAGTCGTCAGGCACCAGTAATAAAGAATTAGACGAAGGTGCTGTAAAAGATGAGGCTGAGGAAGATGGTGGTACTCCCAGCAGTCCTCCAGGTCCAGAGAATACAGAGGTGCCCAGCAGCGCCCTGCTCGAAGATGAAAGTCCCGCAAAGGACATTAACGATGCCTCTCACACAGAAGGCGCAGAAGGGCGTGTGACGCCAGAAAATCTAGGGCAGACAGTCAGAGAGTTTTCAGACAGCATTCCTCTAGAGAACGATGGCCTGGCAGCAGCAGACGAGGTGGGGGACTTTAattcagaaagcaaggaagagaaGACAGGTGGGACCGGGAAGGGCAGAAGCAAAGAGGACTGCACCATGTCATAG